In the Chlamydiales bacterium genome, one interval contains:
- a CDS encoding cation diffusion facilitator family transporter → MQTSLSDIKAAQFAAGVAALLAACLAISKLSLYFISGSLVIALSAWDSSIDVFISFINRKIIQFARQTADSNHPYGHGKAEVITALGQGALISGGSLIILSSSCQNLYKVFQGEFEPIVETWGTIFFFVAAAFLSFGITSWLKHHGKRFNSPALTADALHYRGDVVSNLGSAISLALIIISHQSWLDPLIAALFSLYICWNGFRLMRSSINDLMDHEVPENIKIKALAIITNANPSILDVHNFRSRSSGSYYFFDFHVTLPEELPFQEVHHIIQSIEEKLHDEFHTDAVVRADPHSLTQREPKVILFSR, encoded by the coding sequence ATGCAAACATCTCTTTCAGATATTAAAGCAGCGCAATTTGCAGCAGGAGTTGCAGCCCTTCTTGCGGCATGTCTTGCCATTTCAAAGTTATCTCTCTACTTTATCTCAGGATCTCTTGTGATAGCCCTTTCTGCTTGGGACAGCAGTATCGACGTATTTATCAGCTTTATCAACCGAAAAATCATTCAATTTGCAAGACAAACAGCCGACAGCAACCATCCCTACGGCCATGGAAAAGCTGAAGTCATTACTGCTCTTGGCCAAGGGGCTCTAATCAGCGGTGGATCCCTTATTATCCTAAGTTCAAGTTGTCAAAATCTCTATAAAGTTTTTCAAGGAGAGTTTGAACCCATTGTAGAGACATGGGGAACCATCTTTTTCTTTGTTGCCGCAGCCTTTTTAAGTTTTGGCATTACCTCGTGGCTTAAACATCACGGGAAAAGGTTTAATAGCCCAGCACTTACAGCTGATGCCCTACACTATAGAGGTGATGTAGTCTCAAACTTGGGTAGCGCAATCTCCTTAGCACTTATCATCATATCGCATCAATCTTGGCTAGACCCTCTTATCGCAGCCTTATTTTCTCTCTATATCTGTTGGAATGGCTTTAGGCTTATGCGCTCGAGTATCAATGACCTCATGGATCACGAAGTTCCAGAAAATATAAAAATAAAAGCACTTGCCATCATCACAAATGCAAACCCATCCATCTTAGATGTTCATAATTTTAGAAGCAGAAGCAGTGGCTCTTACTACTTCTTTGACTTTCATGTAACACTTCCAGAAGAGCTTCCCTTCCAAGAAGTGCATCACATCATTCAATCAATCGAAGAAAAGCTTCACGATGAATTTCATACAGACGCCGTTGTGCGCGCAGACCCTCATTCCCTTACGCAAAGAGAACCAAAAGTCATTCTCTTTTCTCGATAA
- a CDS encoding glycogen synthase, producing the protein MYIVHIASELSPIAKVGGLADVVSGLSKELKLKGLHVEIIIPKYDCVDYSQVKEFKIAYHDLKSYYDGTWVSNTVWQGLVDDITVFFIEPHNETTFFSRGEFYNCSDNVDRFSYFSRASLEFLLRTGKNPDILHCHDWHTALVPLFYQEIHKSLGLSIKGILFTIHNLEHQGQASYLILDRLGLSGHYFLNPNRLQDPHNPSFVNLMKSGIIYSDYFTTVSPNYAKEVQTIEGGCGLHQTIQNYNYKFDGILNGLDYQYWNPETDSYLPTHYSLKQMSDKDVISFKNHKAANKFFLKKRLSLKGDARPLVGCISRLVPQKGIHLIENALFRTLEKGGEFILLGTSPDPVTTERFHKLKFNLANNSHVHFELQYNEELSHQIFAGCDFFIVPSIFEPCGLTQLIALRYGTVPIVRKTGGLADTIFDMDYADKPFEERNGFTFDHPDKMGVYSALDRAIDNWYNHTDSLQAITLQGMLMDFSWNLPSKEYIDFYNRCCKVQ; encoded by the coding sequence ATGTATATCGTTCATATAGCCTCAGAACTCTCTCCTATTGCCAAGGTAGGAGGACTTGCAGATGTAGTTTCAGGATTAAGTAAAGAGCTCAAACTGAAAGGATTACATGTTGAAATTATCATTCCAAAATATGATTGCGTCGACTATTCACAAGTTAAAGAATTCAAAATTGCTTATCATGACTTAAAATCCTATTACGATGGCACATGGGTTTCTAATACTGTATGGCAAGGACTTGTGGATGATATTACAGTCTTTTTTATTGAACCTCATAATGAAACTACTTTTTTCTCTAGAGGCGAATTTTATAATTGTAGCGATAATGTCGATAGGTTTTCTTATTTTTCAAGAGCCTCTCTTGAATTTCTTCTTAGAACAGGGAAAAACCCCGATATTCTTCACTGCCATGATTGGCATACAGCTCTAGTCCCACTTTTTTATCAAGAGATCCATAAATCCCTTGGGTTATCTATCAAAGGAATTTTATTTACCATCCATAACTTAGAGCATCAAGGACAGGCTTCTTACCTTATTCTTGATCGCTTAGGTCTCAGTGGTCACTACTTTTTAAATCCCAATAGATTGCAAGACCCTCACAATCCAAGCTTTGTAAATCTCATGAAAAGTGGGATTATCTATTCCGATTATTTTACTACAGTATCGCCAAACTATGCAAAAGAGGTACAAACCATCGAGGGTGGCTGTGGGCTGCACCAAACCATTCAAAATTATAATTACAAATTCGATGGTATTCTCAACGGTCTTGACTATCAATACTGGAATCCAGAGACCGACTCTTATTTGCCTACTCACTATTCTTTGAAACAAATGTCTGACAAGGATGTTATCTCTTTTAAAAATCATAAGGCTGCAAATAAATTCTTTTTAAAAAAACGTCTTTCCTTAAAAGGAGACGCAAGACCTTTAGTTGGTTGTATCTCGAGGCTTGTACCTCAAAAAGGTATTCATCTTATAGAAAATGCTCTCTTCCGTACTTTGGAAAAGGGAGGAGAATTTATTCTTCTTGGAACAAGTCCTGATCCTGTAACTACAGAGCGTTTTCACAAGCTTAAATTTAACCTTGCAAACAACTCTCACGTACATTTCGAGCTTCAATATAATGAAGAGCTCTCTCACCAAATTTTTGCAGGCTGCGACTTTTTCATTGTCCCTTCCATCTTTGAGCCTTGTGGACTTACCCAACTTATTGCTTTAAGATATGGTACAGTCCCTATCGTAAGAAAAACTGGAGGTCTTGCAGATACAATATTTGACATGGATTATGCTGACAAACCCTTTGAAGAAAGAAATGGCTTTACCTTCGATCACCCAGATAAAATGGGCGTCTACTCTGCCCTCGATAGAGCCATAGACAACTGGTATAACCACACAGACTCCCTACAAGCAATTACTCTTCAGGGCATGCTTATGGATTTTAGTTGGAACCTTCCCTCCAAGGAGTATATCGATTTTTACAACAGGTGCTGCAAGGTCCAATAA
- the pgsA gene encoding CDP-diacylglycerol--glycerol-3-phosphate 3-phosphatidyltransferase, which translates to MSLPNYITFIRIFISPIFLFLYIEYEAFGISLKVLPYVLIFLLAISELSDAFDGYIARRTNQVSDLGKILDPMADSIYRISVFLTFTQGIIQLPLLLVFVFIYRDAVISTLRTICALRGFALAARMSGKLKAVLQAIAAFFILIMFALYTGEEISLTMLRTMSFWSVAFVCIYTLFSGVDYIYANREYVKKILTSST; encoded by the coding sequence TTGAGTCTGCCCAACTATATAACATTTATCAGGATTTTTATAAGTCCCATTTTTTTGTTTCTCTATATTGAATATGAGGCTTTTGGCATCAGTTTAAAAGTACTACCCTATGTCCTCATTTTTTTGCTTGCCATTTCGGAGCTTTCCGATGCCTTTGATGGTTATATAGCAAGAAGGACGAATCAAGTTTCTGACCTTGGAAAAATTTTAGATCCAATGGCTGATAGTATCTATCGTATTTCAGTCTTTTTAACATTTACACAAGGAATTATTCAGTTACCTCTCTTGCTTGTATTTGTATTCATTTATAGAGATGCGGTTATTAGCACGCTAAGAACCATTTGTGCACTTAGAGGATTTGCTTTGGCAGCACGTATGAGTGGGAAATTAAAAGCCGTTTTACAGGCAATAGCTGCCTTTTTTATTCTCATTATGTTTGCTTTGTATACAGGCGAAGAAATTTCTTTGACAATGCTTCGCACGATGAGTTTTTGGTCAGTTGCGTTTGTATGCATCTACACATTGTTTTCTGGGGTAGACTATATTTACGCTAATCGTGAATATGTAAAAAAAATCCTAACTTCTAGCACTTAA
- a CDS encoding DUF393 domain-containing protein produces MRHIIFYDSTCGLCDHAVQFLIRQDKNKCLLFAPLQGITAKEKFGPLLDSLLQEDTLVLLENEGVSKEKYYLRAKAVFRALWYIGGIWRLIGWHFFLPTFFYDYLYRVLAKNRRSLGCPLIKNLTQEKSDRFLP; encoded by the coding sequence ATGAGGCATATTATTTTTTATGATAGTACATGTGGTTTATGTGACCATGCGGTGCAATTTTTGATTCGGCAAGATAAAAATAAATGTTTACTTTTTGCTCCTTTACAGGGGATTACGGCTAAAGAGAAGTTTGGCCCTCTATTAGATTCTCTCCTACAAGAAGATACATTGGTTCTATTGGAAAATGAGGGTGTGTCAAAAGAAAAATATTATTTGCGTGCAAAAGCTGTTTTTCGAGCTCTTTGGTATATTGGAGGCATCTGGCGTCTTATTGGATGGCATTTCTTTTTACCTACATTTTTTTATGATTATCTCTATCGAGTGCTTGCAAAAAACAGAAGGTCCCTTGGTTGTCCTCTTATAAAAAATTTGACACAGGAAAAATCAGATAGGTTCCTTCCTTAA
- the rlmN gene encoding 23S rRNA (adenine(2503)-C(2))-methyltransferase RlmN encodes MKELCSMTLQELTEWVESKEERPFVASQIFDWVYKKQVLTFDEMLNIRKSFRALCKEELAFPVLEKIKTEISDDKETYKTLWRLKDGRLVESVLICSEDRRTVCVSSQVGCPARCAFCASGKEGLIRHLSPAEILEQILHTERDLRQKGEKVSNIVFMGMGEPLDNYDTVVKTIRFLNDPSLMNMSQRRITVSTVGVIEGIYKLAEEDLKVNLVLSLHAPNQKIRQKIIPYARKYALEDVMKAMDHYAEKTKRDLTFEYTLIAGINDQVEHAEELATLVESRQCTVNLIPYNPVLGLRLVRPSFEVVSAFRDALDERGVINTCRYTKGDDIAAACGQLVLRTVT; translated from the coding sequence ATGAAAGAGCTTTGCAGCATGACCCTTCAAGAGTTGACAGAGTGGGTGGAATCAAAAGAAGAGCGCCCCTTTGTAGCCTCTCAAATTTTCGATTGGGTGTATAAAAAGCAAGTTTTGACATTTGATGAAATGTTGAATATTCGCAAAAGTTTTCGTGCTTTATGTAAAGAAGAGCTTGCCTTTCCTGTGCTAGAAAAAATAAAGACAGAAATTTCTGATGATAAAGAGACTTACAAAACTCTTTGGCGCCTAAAAGATGGACGTTTGGTAGAGTCTGTGCTTATCTGTAGTGAAGATAGGCGTACAGTGTGTGTGTCGTCGCAAGTGGGTTGCCCTGCAAGGTGTGCCTTTTGTGCATCTGGTAAAGAAGGATTAATCAGGCATCTGTCTCCTGCAGAAATTTTAGAGCAAATTTTGCATACAGAAAGAGATCTCAGGCAAAAAGGTGAGAAAGTTTCTAATATTGTGTTCATGGGTATGGGTGAGCCGCTTGATAATTATGATACTGTTGTAAAGACAATACGCTTTCTTAATGATCCATCCCTTATGAATATGTCACAAAGGCGTATTACTGTGTCAACAGTGGGTGTTATTGAAGGAATTTACAAGCTTGCAGAGGAGGATTTGAAGGTTAACTTGGTTTTATCCTTGCATGCTCCCAACCAAAAAATTAGGCAGAAAATTATTCCTTATGCAAGAAAATATGCTCTAGAAGATGTGATGAAGGCAATGGATCATTATGCAGAAAAAACAAAGAGGGATTTAACATTTGAGTATACTCTCATTGCGGGTATTAATGATCAGGTGGAGCATGCAGAAGAGCTTGCAACGCTTGTAGAATCACGTCAGTGCACAGTTAACTTAATTCCCTATAATCCCGTTTTAGGCCTGCGTCTAGTGCGTCCCTCTTTTGAAGTTGTTTCTGCCTTTAGAGATGCTCTTGACGAAAGAGGCGTTATCAACACATGTCGCTACACTAAAGGTGATGACATCGCAGCTGCCTGCGGCCAGCTTGTTTTAAGAACTGTTACGTAA